Proteins from a single region of Nakamurella deserti:
- a CDS encoding metal ABC transporter ATP-binding protein, protein MTATTDRPPSGPPGTSAVSLRGARLAYGDHVLWDGLDLDVSPGEFVAVLGPNGAGKTSLLRVLLGQTALAGGSVEVGGRQVRRGSPRIGYVPQQKSFDPGLPLRARDLVGFGIDGHRWGVAWPTRSRKARVDRALAEVGALSYADAPVGLLSGGEQQRLRIAQALITDPDVLLCDEPLLSLDLSHQRSVSELIDERRRATRTAVLFVTHEINPIMDKVDRVLYLANGRFRIGTPAEVMCTEVLSDLYQAHVEVVTVAGRLMVLGVEQEPHHHDHGDAA, encoded by the coding sequence ATGACTGCGACGACGGACCGGCCGCCGAGCGGCCCGCCGGGTACGTCCGCGGTGTCGCTGCGGGGCGCTCGACTGGCCTACGGCGACCACGTGCTGTGGGACGGCCTGGACCTGGACGTCTCCCCCGGCGAGTTCGTCGCCGTCCTCGGCCCCAACGGCGCGGGGAAGACGTCGCTGTTGCGGGTGCTGCTCGGGCAGACCGCCCTGGCCGGTGGCTCCGTCGAGGTCGGCGGACGCCAGGTCCGTCGCGGCTCGCCGCGGATCGGCTACGTCCCGCAGCAGAAGAGTTTCGATCCGGGGCTGCCGCTGCGTGCCCGCGACCTCGTCGGTTTCGGGATCGACGGGCACCGGTGGGGCGTCGCCTGGCCGACCCGGAGCCGGAAGGCCCGGGTGGACCGGGCGCTGGCAGAGGTCGGTGCGCTGTCCTACGCCGACGCCCCCGTCGGGCTGCTCTCCGGTGGTGAGCAGCAACGGCTGCGCATCGCCCAGGCCCTCATCACCGATCCGGACGTGCTGCTCTGCGACGAACCGCTGCTGTCGCTGGACCTGTCGCACCAGCGGTCGGTCAGCGAGCTGATCGACGAACGCCGGCGGGCCACCCGCACGGCCGTGCTGTTCGTGACCCACGAGATCAACCCGATCATGGACAAGGTCGACCGGGTGCTGTACCTGGCCAACGGCCGCTTCCGCATCGGCACCCCCGCCGAGGTCATGTGCACCGAGGTGCTCAGTGACCTCTACCAGGCGCACGTCGAGGTGGTCACCGTCGCCGGCCGGTTGATGGTGCTCGGCGTCGAACAGGAACCGCACCACCACGACCACGGGGACGCCGCGTGA
- a CDS encoding metal ABC transporter permease, producing MGLGRFLSFTDFWDLLPLVTLSLAAAVLMGIMAGVVGPMVQARDLAFAVHGIAELSFTGAAAALLLGVSVVGGSLVGSLIAAMTFGLLGVRARERNSAIGVVMAFGLGLGVLFASLYSGRTANKFGALVGQPSAVTGEALGVLAVVAVLVIGAMTLLWRPLFFGSVDPDVAVARGVRMGLLGPAFMVVLGLTVAMAVQIIGALLVLSLLITPTAAASRVTASPLRVTLLSVLFATTSAVGGVLLALSPGLPISPYVTTLSFLIYLVCRLIGRRRTRRGWGARARVAVPA from the coding sequence GTGGGCCTCGGCCGGTTCCTCTCCTTCACCGACTTCTGGGATCTGCTCCCGCTCGTGACCCTGTCCCTGGCGGCGGCGGTGCTGATGGGCATCATGGCCGGCGTCGTCGGGCCGATGGTGCAGGCCCGGGACCTGGCCTTCGCCGTCCACGGCATCGCCGAACTGTCGTTCACCGGCGCGGCCGCGGCGCTGCTGCTGGGGGTCTCGGTGGTCGGCGGGTCGCTGGTCGGCTCGCTCATCGCCGCGATGACCTTCGGCCTGCTCGGGGTGCGCGCCCGTGAGCGGAACTCCGCGATCGGCGTCGTGATGGCGTTCGGGTTGGGTCTCGGCGTGCTGTTCGCCTCGCTGTACAGCGGGCGGACGGCGAACAAGTTCGGAGCCCTCGTCGGGCAGCCGAGCGCGGTCACCGGCGAGGCCCTCGGGGTGCTCGCCGTCGTCGCGGTGCTGGTCATCGGGGCCATGACGCTGCTGTGGCGGCCGCTGTTCTTCGGGTCCGTCGACCCGGACGTGGCGGTCGCCCGCGGCGTACGGATGGGATTGCTCGGACCGGCGTTCATGGTGGTGCTCGGGTTGACCGTGGCGATGGCGGTGCAGATCATCGGGGCGCTGCTGGTGCTGTCGCTGCTCATCACGCCGACCGCGGCGGCGTCCCGGGTCACGGCGTCCCCGCTCCGGGTGACGCTGCTGTCCGTCCTCTTCGCGACCACCTCCGCCGTCGGCGGCGTGCTGCTGGCGCTGTCGCCGGGACTGCCGATCAGCCCGTACGTCACGACCCTGTCGTTCCTCATCTACCTGGTGTGCCGGCTGATCGGCCGTCGCCGGACCCGGCGCGGCTGGGGTGCCCGGGCGCGCGTGGCCGTCCCGGCCTGA
- a CDS encoding GNAT family N-acetyltransferase, translating into MDIRVARPDDAAAILEIHNAAVTRSTAIFTDRLETLAERQAYLADHAAAGHTVLVAEVDDRVVGYASFGTWRKKNGYRLTVDDSVYVRDGHQGAGIGSALLTALVARARAAGFHVMVADIEAGNAGSIRLHERLGFEVCGSVRQVGTKYGRWLDITIMQLLLDPGQDAPAG; encoded by the coding sequence ATGGACATCCGCGTGGCCCGGCCGGACGACGCCGCGGCGATCCTGGAGATCCACAACGCCGCGGTGACCCGGTCGACGGCCATCTTCACCGACCGGCTGGAGACCCTGGCCGAACGGCAGGCCTACCTGGCCGACCACGCGGCCGCCGGGCACACGGTGCTGGTGGCCGAGGTGGACGACCGGGTCGTCGGGTACGCGAGCTTCGGGACCTGGCGGAAGAAGAACGGCTACCGGCTGACCGTGGACGACTCGGTCTACGTGCGCGACGGCCACCAGGGCGCCGGCATCGGGTCGGCCCTGCTGACCGCTCTCGTCGCGCGGGCGCGGGCGGCCGGCTTCCACGTGATGGTCGCCGACATCGAGGCCGGCAACGCCGGCTCGATCCGACTGCACGAGCGGCTGGGGTTCGAGGTCTGCGGCAGCGTGCGGCAGGTCGGCACCAAATACGGACGCTGGCTGGACATCACCATCATGCAGCTGCTGCTCGACCCCGGCCAGGACGCGCCCGCGGGCTGA
- a CDS encoding DUF3224 domain-containing protein, producing MTTASAEGTFTVSQFVPTDHVPGIVTALGVGHAHMVKTFTGAVEGRSETQFSYAFSEETGTGTYVALESFEGSVDGRRGTLNLAHSATTDGVTRSNEFFLIVPGSGTGELAGMTGGGALVIDGDTERFRLDYTVG from the coding sequence ATGACAACCGCCAGTGCCGAGGGCACGTTCACCGTCTCGCAGTTCGTCCCGACCGACCACGTCCCCGGGATCGTCACGGCCCTCGGGGTCGGCCACGCCCACATGGTGAAGACCTTCACCGGAGCGGTCGAGGGGCGGTCGGAGACGCAGTTCAGTTACGCCTTCTCCGAGGAGACGGGCACCGGCACCTACGTGGCTCTGGAGTCGTTCGAGGGCAGCGTCGACGGGCGTCGCGGCACCCTCAACCTGGCGCACTCGGCGACCACGGACGGGGTGACCCGGAGCAATGAGTTCTTCCTCATCGTGCCGGGCAGCGGTACCGGAGAGCTGGCCGGAATGACCGGTGGCGGGGCGCTCGTGATCGACGGCGACACCGAGCGGTTCCGGCTGGACTACACCGTCGGCTGA
- a CDS encoding AAA family ATPase, with product MTASEDDARAFARRYVAFLEWVHQAADPGVGRRVTELLVGHLGEERRHASVVARDLPPYEQVNVQTALDAWTTSPGRTVAVHGLALPPHYGGVTLSQLLSGEGLPPLRLSAPDLVDLPNGPGSTLACLRTGLLLVTDSRGPYVLMVRGPEPHQQPTLTLEVVGLSVAAAQAVQQELVELATALNVYRGHVLELVADNQGGLSIAFVSLPETRREDVVLPEAVLRRVERHTVDMAGLRDRMRAAGQHLKRGLLLYGPPGTGKTHTVRYVVGRLTGYTVLLLSGRSLHLIGSVAPLARTLQPAAVVLEDVDLVAEDRGYGPGPSPVLFELLDVMDGAAADADLVFLLTTNRADLLEPALAARPGRVDVAVEIGLPDADARRRLFAVYGARVPMRVSDADVDRVVERTGGMTASFVKELLRRAVLESLTRTDGEPGAAVVHGADLDAALDDMLDATQEVTRALLSGRPGGDRTAQGHGGFGPVPGLAPPAWSG from the coding sequence ATGACCGCATCCGAGGACGACGCACGCGCGTTCGCCCGTCGCTACGTCGCCTTCCTCGAGTGGGTGCACCAGGCGGCCGACCCCGGCGTCGGCCGCCGGGTCACCGAGTTGCTGGTCGGTCACCTGGGCGAGGAGCGTCGACACGCCTCGGTCGTCGCCCGCGACCTCCCGCCGTACGAACAGGTCAACGTCCAGACCGCACTGGATGCCTGGACGACGTCACCGGGCCGCACGGTGGCGGTGCACGGGCTGGCTCTGCCGCCGCACTACGGCGGCGTCACCCTCAGCCAGCTGCTCAGCGGGGAGGGTCTGCCGCCGCTGCGACTGTCCGCGCCCGACCTCGTCGACCTGCCGAACGGACCCGGCAGCACGCTCGCGTGCCTGCGCACCGGCCTGCTGCTCGTCACCGACAGCCGCGGGCCCTACGTGCTGATGGTCCGCGGACCCGAGCCGCACCAGCAACCCACCCTGACCCTGGAGGTGGTGGGGCTGTCGGTGGCCGCGGCGCAGGCTGTGCAGCAGGAGCTCGTCGAGCTGGCGACCGCGCTCAACGTGTACCGCGGACACGTGCTGGAACTCGTGGCCGACAACCAGGGCGGGCTGTCGATCGCCTTCGTGTCGCTACCGGAGACCCGACGGGAGGACGTGGTGCTCCCCGAAGCGGTGCTGCGCCGCGTGGAACGGCACACCGTCGACATGGCGGGCCTGCGCGACCGGATGCGGGCCGCCGGCCAGCACCTGAAGCGGGGGCTGCTGCTGTACGGGCCGCCGGGTACCGGCAAGACACACACGGTGCGCTATGTCGTCGGTCGGCTGACGGGCTACACGGTGCTGCTGCTGTCCGGTCGGTCCCTGCACCTCATCGGGTCGGTGGCCCCGTTGGCCCGGACGCTGCAGCCGGCGGCGGTGGTGCTGGAGGACGTCGACCTCGTCGCCGAGGACCGCGGATACGGACCCGGCCCCAGCCCGGTGCTGTTCGAGCTGCTCGACGTGATGGACGGGGCCGCCGCCGACGCGGACCTCGTCTTCCTGCTGACCACCAACCGCGCGGACCTGCTCGAGCCGGCCCTCGCCGCCCGGCCCGGCCGGGTCGACGTCGCCGTGGAGATCGGCCTGCCCGACGCCGACGCCCGTCGCCGGTTGTTCGCGGTGTACGGGGCACGGGTGCCGATGCGTGTGTCCGACGCCGACGTCGACCGGGTGGTCGAGCGGACCGGGGGGATGACGGCGTCGTTCGTGAAGGAGCTGCTGCGCCGGGCCGTGCTGGAGTCGCTCACCCGCACCGACGGGGAACCCGGGGCGGCCGTGGTGCACGGCGCCGACCTCGACGCGGCGCTGGACGACATGCTGGACGCCACCCAGGAGGTCACCCGGGCGCTGCTGTCCGGTCGGCCCGGAGGCGACCGGACAGCTCAGGGTCACGGTGGCTTCGGACCCGTGCCCGGTCTCGCGCCGCCGGCCTGGAGCGGCTGA
- a CDS encoding lipoate--protein ligase family protein produces the protein MTTPDPLTLVRDPVSRDPLRDIALGPAWMRLVAERGEGATLRLYRPRPTVAFSARDCLTPGIGEAVRTVRAAGFAAVRRGPGGRATAYHPGCLGLDHVSAAPRGAIDIRARFADFGELLAGALRQLGVPAGVGEVPGEYCPGEFSVHDGGGRKLVGTAQRLVPGGWLFSSMIVVTDAAAVRDVLEPAYRHLGLSWRPETVGAVEDTVSGTPVEAVADAVVAAYGARYDLVAGTVPAAVPLAAEAAVDRHRTPEPG, from the coding sequence GTGACCACACCCGATCCGCTGACCCTGGTCCGCGATCCGGTGTCGCGTGATCCGTTGCGTGACATCGCCCTCGGGCCGGCGTGGATGCGGCTGGTCGCCGAACGGGGCGAGGGTGCCACGCTGCGGCTCTACCGGCCGCGGCCGACGGTGGCCTTCAGCGCCCGTGACTGCCTCACACCCGGGATCGGCGAGGCGGTCCGCACCGTCCGGGCGGCCGGCTTCGCCGCGGTGCGCCGTGGCCCCGGCGGCCGGGCGACGGCCTACCACCCGGGGTGCCTCGGCCTGGACCACGTGTCGGCCGCGCCGCGCGGAGCCATCGACATCCGGGCCCGGTTCGCCGACTTCGGGGAGCTCCTCGCCGGTGCCCTGCGGCAGCTCGGCGTGCCGGCCGGCGTGGGCGAGGTGCCGGGCGAGTACTGCCCCGGTGAGTTCAGCGTGCACGACGGCGGCGGCCGCAAGCTCGTCGGCACCGCCCAGCGGCTGGTTCCCGGTGGCTGGCTCTTCAGCTCGATGATCGTGGTGACCGACGCGGCTGCCGTCCGCGACGTCCTGGAGCCGGCCTACCGCCACCTGGGCCTGAGCTGGCGGCCGGAGACCGTCGGCGCCGTCGAGGACACCGTGTCCGGCACGCCGGTGGAGGCCGTCGCGGACGCCGTCGTCGCGGCCTACGGCGCGCGCTACGACCTGGTCGCCGGGACGGTGCCCGCCGCGGTGCCCCTCGCCGCGGAGGCCGCCGTCGACCGGCACCGCACCCCCGAACCCGGCTGA
- the rlmB gene encoding 23S rRNA (guanosine(2251)-2'-O)-methyltransferase RlmB has product MAGNSQRKGAVRKSGSKKGMVVGSGGQARRGLKGRGPTPPAEERSYHPAAKRAVRAAKAEARGGGTRRAARTGKGELPETVIGRNPVVEALRAGVPATALYVAQGLSADERVTEAVHEAADRGIALLEISRGEMDRLTGNGIHQGLALKVPPYDYAHPEDLVAAAAASGTPLLLVAVDGVTDPRNLGAIVRSAAAFGAQGVVVPERRSAGMTASAWRTSAGTAARIPVARCTNLVRTLKDFAATGAMIVGLDADGTTTTDDFELATGPLVIVVGSEGRGLARLTISACDATISIPMARAVESLNASVAAGVVLAEVARRRRQD; this is encoded by the coding sequence ATGGCAGGCAATTCGCAGCGCAAGGGCGCTGTCCGCAAGTCCGGCAGCAAGAAGGGCATGGTCGTCGGCTCCGGCGGCCAGGCCCGTCGTGGCCTGAAGGGCCGCGGCCCGACGCCGCCGGCCGAGGAACGCTCGTACCACCCGGCGGCCAAGCGCGCCGTCCGCGCCGCCAAGGCCGAGGCCCGCGGCGGCGGCACCCGCCGCGCCGCCCGCACCGGCAAGGGCGAACTGCCGGAGACCGTCATCGGCCGCAACCCGGTGGTGGAGGCGCTCCGGGCCGGGGTGCCCGCGACGGCGCTGTACGTCGCGCAGGGGCTGTCGGCCGACGAGCGGGTCACCGAGGCGGTGCACGAGGCCGCCGACCGCGGTATCGCGCTGCTGGAGATCAGCCGCGGCGAGATGGACCGGTTGACCGGCAACGGCATCCACCAGGGGCTCGCGCTGAAGGTGCCGCCGTACGACTACGCCCACCCGGAGGATCTCGTGGCCGCGGCGGCCGCGTCCGGCACCCCGCTGCTGCTGGTGGCCGTGGACGGCGTCACCGACCCCCGCAACCTGGGCGCCATCGTCCGGTCGGCGGCGGCGTTCGGCGCCCAGGGGGTCGTGGTGCCCGAGCGGCGCTCGGCCGGTATGACGGCGTCGGCCTGGCGGACCTCGGCGGGCACCGCGGCCCGGATCCCGGTGGCGCGCTGCACCAACCTGGTGCGCACCCTCAAGGACTTCGCCGCCACCGGCGCGATGATCGTCGGTCTGGACGCCGACGGCACCACCACCACCGACGACTTCGAACTGGCCACCGGCCCGCTGGTGATCGTCGTCGGCTCAGAGGGCCGCGGACTGGCCCGGCTCACCATCAGCGCCTGCGACGCCACCATCTCGATCCCGATGGCCCGTGCGGTGGAGTCCCTCAACGCCTCCGTCGCCGCCGGGGTGGTCCTCGCCGAGGTCGCCCGCCGACGTCGGCAGGACTGA
- the cysS gene encoding cysteine--tRNA ligase, producing MPLSLYDTATRSVRTFEPLVPGTVSMYVCGATVQSAPHIGHTRSSLVFDVLARWLTHRGLNVVYVRNVTDIDDKILTKAAAAGRPWWEWATTYERVFNDAYDTLGCRKPSVEPRATGHIPQMIAMIGELVADGHAYAADGDVYFAVRTLDSYGALSGQKLDELSQGESAATGKRDASDFTLWKAAKPGEPFWDSPWGPGRPGWHIECSAMARTYLGPRFDIHGGGLDLVFPHHENERAQSVGAGDDFANFWMHHHWVTLAGEKMSKSLGNTETVPAITAHTRAIALRFYLISAHYRSPIEYSQDALDDSVTSFDRIEAFLRRVADRVGEVGLDELPADFVTAMDDDLHVPRALAVVHEHTRRGNTALEAGDRAAALQHAVAVRSMLAVLGTDPFDAQWAAGGTDQGLLAATDALVNGLLAQRAAARAVRDFATSDRIRDQLAAAGFVVQDSRDGATWSLVGH from the coding sequence GTGCCCCTTTCCCTCTACGACACCGCGACCCGGTCGGTGCGGACCTTCGAGCCGCTCGTCCCCGGCACCGTCTCGATGTACGTGTGCGGGGCCACCGTGCAGAGCGCCCCGCACATCGGGCACACCCGCTCGAGCCTGGTCTTCGACGTACTGGCGCGGTGGCTGACGCACCGTGGGCTAAACGTCGTCTACGTCCGCAACGTCACCGACATCGACGACAAGATCCTCACCAAGGCCGCCGCCGCCGGCCGGCCGTGGTGGGAGTGGGCCACCACGTACGAGCGGGTCTTCAACGACGCGTACGACACCCTGGGGTGCCGCAAGCCGTCGGTGGAGCCGCGGGCCACCGGGCACATCCCGCAGATGATCGCGATGATCGGCGAGCTGGTCGCCGACGGCCACGCCTACGCCGCCGACGGCGACGTCTACTTCGCCGTCCGGACGCTGGACAGCTACGGCGCGCTCTCCGGCCAGAAGCTCGACGAACTCAGCCAGGGGGAGTCCGCGGCCACGGGCAAGCGCGACGCGTCCGACTTCACACTGTGGAAGGCCGCCAAACCGGGCGAGCCGTTCTGGGACTCACCGTGGGGCCCGGGCCGGCCGGGCTGGCACATCGAGTGCTCGGCGATGGCCCGCACGTACCTGGGTCCGCGGTTCGACATCCACGGTGGCGGGCTGGACCTGGTGTTCCCCCACCACGAGAACGAGCGGGCCCAGTCCGTCGGGGCCGGTGACGACTTCGCCAACTTCTGGATGCACCACCACTGGGTCACCCTGGCCGGCGAGAAGATGAGCAAGTCGCTCGGCAACACCGAGACGGTTCCGGCGATCACCGCCCACACCCGGGCGATCGCGTTGCGCTTCTATCTGATCAGCGCCCACTACCGGTCGCCCATCGAGTACTCACAGGACGCCCTCGACGACTCGGTCACCTCGTTCGACCGCATCGAGGCCTTCCTGCGGCGGGTCGCCGACCGGGTCGGCGAGGTGGGGCTCGATGAGCTGCCGGCCGACTTCGTCACCGCGATGGACGACGACCTGCACGTGCCGCGTGCGCTGGCGGTGGTGCACGAGCACACCCGGCGGGGCAACACCGCGCTGGAGGCCGGTGACCGGGCGGCGGCGCTGCAGCACGCGGTGGCGGTCCGGTCGATGCTGGCCGTCCTCGGCACCGACCCGTTCGACGCCCAGTGGGCGGCCGGCGGCACCGACCAGGGGCTGCTGGCGGCGACCGACGCGCTGGTCAACGGTCTGCTCGCGCAGCGCGCCGCGGCCCGCGCCGTCAGGGACTTCGCCACCTCCGACCGCATCCGCGACCAGCTCGCGGCGGCCGGGTTCGTCGTCCAGGACAGCCGTGACGGCGCCACCTGGTCGCTCGTCGGCCACTGA
- a CDS encoding ribonuclease H family protein, translating into MSSRIVLATDGSCLSNPGGPGGWAWVVSPTCWAAGGNPSTTNQRMELQAVGEAVRAFPADRPLHIQSDSLYAIKCLTEWLPAWKRNNWVNSAKKPVSNRDLIEYIAFLMTDRDITFEHVRGHRGHVLNELADVKCGAAAAATRDGSAVDTGPAGCIDRLLTTV; encoded by the coding sequence GTGTCGTCCCGCATCGTCCTGGCCACCGACGGATCCTGCCTGTCCAATCCCGGGGGGCCCGGCGGCTGGGCCTGGGTGGTGTCACCGACCTGCTGGGCGGCCGGCGGCAACCCGAGCACCACCAACCAGCGGATGGAGCTGCAGGCCGTCGGCGAGGCCGTCCGCGCCTTCCCGGCCGACCGCCCGCTGCACATCCAGAGCGACAGCCTCTACGCGATCAAGTGCCTCACCGAATGGCTGCCGGCCTGGAAACGCAACAACTGGGTCAACTCGGCCAAGAAGCCGGTCAGCAACCGCGATCTCATCGAGTACATCGCGTTCCTGATGACCGACCGCGACATCACCTTCGAGCACGTCCGCGGCCACCGCGGTCACGTCCTCAACGAGCTGGCCGACGTCAAGTGCGGTGCGGCCGCGGCCGCCACCCGTGACGGCTCCGCCGTGGACACCGGCCCGGCCGGCTGCATCGACCGGCTGCTCACCACCGTCTGA
- a CDS encoding sugar phosphate isomerase/epimerase family protein, with the protein MNGTVPIGLSTASVYPESTATAFRRAAELGYDGVEVFVWTDSTSRSADELDALMQTYQLPVISVHSPCVLMTSRVWSTDPVAKLARSVDLAETLGASVVVTHPPFVWQRQAGADFSAIVAELQSRTDVRIAVENMFPARVRGQEVSTYRPHWDPSVGTGHAWYTLDLSHTATAGVDALTMADRMGERMTHLHLTDGTGSALDEHLVPGRGGQPCGELLERLARTGFDGTVVVEISTRKATPAARELDLAEALGFARLHWAPGPVVPG; encoded by the coding sequence GTGAACGGCACGGTCCCCATCGGTCTGTCCACCGCATCGGTCTACCCGGAGTCGACGGCGACGGCGTTCCGGCGGGCCGCCGAGCTCGGTTACGACGGCGTCGAGGTGTTCGTCTGGACCGACTCCACGAGCCGGTCCGCCGACGAGCTGGACGCGCTGATGCAGACCTACCAGCTGCCGGTCATCTCGGTGCACTCGCCGTGTGTGCTGATGACCAGCCGGGTGTGGAGCACCGACCCGGTCGCCAAGCTCGCGCGGTCCGTCGACCTGGCCGAGACGCTCGGCGCGTCGGTCGTCGTCACGCACCCGCCGTTCGTCTGGCAGCGCCAGGCCGGTGCCGACTTCTCCGCGATCGTGGCGGAGCTGCAGTCCCGCACCGACGTCCGCATCGCCGTGGAGAACATGTTCCCGGCCCGCGTCCGGGGGCAGGAGGTGTCGACGTACCGGCCGCACTGGGACCCGTCCGTCGGAACCGGGCACGCCTGGTACACCCTCGATCTGTCGCACACCGCGACCGCCGGGGTGGACGCGTTGACGATGGCTGACCGGATGGGGGAGCGGATGACCCACCTGCACCTGACCGACGGCACCGGTTCCGCGCTGGACGAGCATCTCGTGCCGGGGCGCGGTGGCCAGCCGTGCGGCGAGTTGCTGGAGCGGTTGGCCCGCACCGGTTTCGACGGCACCGTGGTGGTGGAGATCAGTACCCGCAAGGCGACGCCGGCGGCACGCGAACTCGACCTCGCGGAGGCGCTGGGTTTCGCCCGGCTGCACTGGGCGCCGGGTCCGGTCGTCCCGGGCTGA
- a CDS encoding response regulator transcription factor, with the protein MTRVLIVEDEESMADPLAFLLRKEGFSTATATNGPDALTEFDRNGADIVLLDLMLPGMSGTEVCRSLRTRSAVPVIMVTARDSEIDKVVGLELGADDYVTKPYSARELIARIRAVLRRGTDAEEPESMVLAAGPVRMDVERHVVAVDGRQVLLPLKEFDLLEYLLRNSGRVLTRGQLIDRVWGADYVGDTKTLDVHVKRLRTKIEPDPTNPRHLLTIRGLGYKFET; encoded by the coding sequence ATGACCCGCGTTCTGATCGTCGAGGACGAGGAGTCGATGGCCGATCCGCTGGCCTTCCTGCTCCGCAAGGAGGGGTTCAGCACCGCCACCGCGACCAACGGCCCGGACGCCCTCACCGAGTTCGACCGCAACGGCGCCGACATCGTGCTGCTCGACCTGATGCTCCCCGGGATGAGCGGCACCGAGGTGTGCCGCTCGCTGCGGACCCGGTCCGCGGTGCCGGTCATCATGGTCACCGCCCGGGACAGCGAGATCGACAAGGTGGTCGGCCTGGAGCTCGGCGCCGACGACTACGTCACCAAGCCCTACTCCGCGCGGGAGCTGATCGCCCGCATCCGTGCCGTCCTGCGACGAGGCACCGACGCCGAGGAGCCCGAGTCGATGGTCCTCGCGGCCGGCCCGGTGCGGATGGACGTCGAACGCCACGTGGTCGCCGTCGACGGCCGGCAGGTGCTGCTGCCGCTCAAGGAGTTCGACCTGCTGGAGTACCTGCTGCGCAACTCGGGACGGGTACTGACCCGCGGCCAGTTGATCGACCGGGTGTGGGGTGCGGACTACGTCGGCGACACCAAGACCCTCGACGTGCACGTGAAACGGCTGCGGACGAAGATCGAGCCGGACCCGACCAACCCCCGGCACCTGCTCACCATCCGCGGGCTCGGCTACAAGTTCGAGACCTGA